The window CAGGGCACCGGCGGTATCGCCGGTAGTTCCGCCCAGGCGTCGCATCATCAATTGCCGCAACCAGCAGAAAGCCGCCGTTGCGAGCAGCAGCGCCAACGCTCCCCGCCAACCCGCCAGCGCCAGGCAAGCGAGGGCACTCAGCAGCAGCACCCACCCACCGACTCGTCGCGGCAGGTGATCGGCCAGCGCCTGTCCCAGGCCGCCGGCTCGTACATAGGGCGTGACCAGGAACAGGCCCAGCAACGCGCCACGCCCGATCACCGGGGCCAGGACCAGGGCCGCACTCTGGTGCTGCTCGATCAGCGCCAACAGGGCGCAGAACTTCAGCAACAGCACCAGGACCAGGGTGACCACGGCAATCGGCCCACTGCGTGGGTCCTTCATGATCGTCAGGGTACGCTCGCGATCGCCAAATCCGCCCAGCCAGGCATCGGCGCTGTCGGCCAGGCCATCAAGGTGCAAACCACCACTGAACAACACCCAGGCAGTCAGCAGCAGGGCCGCATGCAACAACAGCGGCGCGCTCGCCAGGAGGCCGTCGACACCGTACAACAAGCCTCCCAACAGCAGGCCGACCAGGGGATACCAGAGCAGTGAGCGCCCCAACTCCTCGGGGCGCGGCATGCCCGGCAAACGAATCGGCAAACTGCTGAGAAACTGCAGGGCAATCCGGAACGGCAACAGGTTCAAGGCGCTTCCCTCAGTTGACCATCAGCCGACACCTGCAAGGCAAACATGGCGCCATGGGCCACCTCCACCTGCAACAGCTGCTCGCGCGGCAGTCCACGTGCGCGGGCCAACAGCAATTTCATCACCCCGCCATGACTGATCAGCAACACCCGCTCGCCGGCATGGCGCTCCTGCAGCCGCCCGACTGCCGCCAGCACCCGCTCGTCAAATCTGGAGACGGGTTCGCCATCAGGCGGGGTAAAACCGTAGGGATCGCTCCAGAAGCGCCCCAGGGCCTCGGCATCGGTTTCCATCAACGCCGCCGCACTCTGCCCTTCCCAGGCACCGAAATGCAGTTCCTGCAGATCCCTTTCCAGCTCGACGGGCAGGCCGAGCCGCTCGCCCAGCTCCGTGGCAAAACGTGCACAGCGCTGCAACGGCGAACTCACCAGGCGGTCCCAGGGACCGCGTGCCAACACCGCCTGGCGCATCTGCTCCCAGCCCTTGTCGGTCAGGGCATCATCCAGGCTGCCACGCAGCCCGCCGCCCTGTTCGGTCTCACCGTGGCGCAACAGTTCCAGGTGCAGCGTGGTCATGCCGGTCGATCCGCCACCGCCGCTTCGGCGAAGGTCGCCATCTGCCCGTGCAGGTCACACGCCAGGCGCACCAGAGGCACGGCCAGCGCGGCACCACTGCCCTCGCCCAGGCGCAGGCCCAGCTCCAGCAGGGGTTCGGCCAGCAGGCTCTCAAGAACATGCCGATGCCCCAGCTCCGCACCCCGGTGGCCAAAGATCAACCAGTCGCGGCAATCGGGGTTCAACCGCACCGCGACCATCGCCGCCACACTGCAGATGAAGCCGTCGACCAGCGCCGCCACACCTTCCTGGGCACAGGCCAGGTAGGCACCGGCCAACGCCGCCACCTCGAAACCACCCAGGCGGAACAGGGCCTGCAACGGATCACTCGTGTGCTCGGCATGCAGCGCCAGCGCACGCTCGATCACCTGGGCCTTGCGACTGACACCGGCCGGATCCAGGCCGGTACCCGGGCCGGCGAGCAGACTGGCCGGGCATCCCAGCAAGGCACAGGCCACCGCGCTCGCCGCCGCGGTATTGCCGATCCCCATCTCGCCACCAATGAACAGTTCACTACCGGCCGCCACGGCGCGGCGCACGCTATCACGCCCGGCTTCGAGAGCTTGCAGGCCCTGGGCCTCGGTCATTGCCGGCGCCTGGGTGAAGTTCGCGGTACCTGCACCGATCTGCCAATGACGCACGCCCGGCAGGTTGAGCATCGGCGTAACCGTGCCGAGATCATTCACATCCAGTTGTGCGCCCAGCTGCCGGGCCAGCACGCTGATCGCCGCGCCACCCGCCACGAAGTTGGCCAGCATCTGCCCGGTGACTTCCTGGGGATAGGCCGATACCCCTTCGGCGACCACGCCATGGTCACCGGCGAAAATCGCGATCCACAGGTGATCGACCCGGGGCTTGAGCCGTCCCTGCAGGCCGGCCAGTTGCACCGCCACCTGCTCCAGCAAGCCCAGGGAACCGGTCGGTTTGGTCAATTGCTGTTGACGCTCGAACGCTGCGTTGCGCGCCTCGCCATCGATTGCCTTGCAGGGTTCCAGCCACCACGATTGATTCATAACGCAGGTCCTTTCAGAGTCAGGGGCAGGCCGGCAACGGTCAGTACGACACGCTGACAGCGCTCGGCCAGGGCTTGATGCAGCCAACCGGCTTCATCGACATAACGGCGAGTCAATTCGCCCAGCGGCACGACACCGAGACCGGTCTCGTTGCTGACAAAAATCAGTTCGCCCGGCAGTTGCGCCAGGCAGTCCAGCAAGGCATCGCGCTCGGCTTGCAGGCGCAAGGCATCATCCAGCATCAACAGGTTGGTCAGCCACAGGGTCAGGCAGTCCACCAGCAGGCAGGTACCGGCCGTCGCGTTAGCACGCAACACCTGCGCCAGCTGCAGCGGCTCCTCGATCAGTCCCCAATGGTCCGGCCGCCGAGCACGATGCAAGGCCACCCGCTCGTTCAACTCGCCATCCACGGGCTGGCTGGTCGCGACATAGATCACCTGCCGCCCACTCTCCTGTGCGAGGCGCTCGGCCAGGCGGCTCTTGCCGGAACGGGCACCGCCCAGAATCAATTGCTGCATATTCGCTCGACCTGCTTAATCAAGACCGCACAACTCGCGCAGGCGAGCCGTGTCCAGGTGCCGCTCGACCAGATCGGCCAGGCGTTCGATGTCCCGCTCGCGCAGGGCGTGATAGTCCACCTCCTGTACGGCTTCGAGCCCTGCCCAACGCAGCAGCGCGGCACAGGACAGGGGCGACTCGAACAGGCCGTGCAGATAGGTCCCGAGGATTTGCCCGTCGGCGCTGCACGCACCGTCGCAACGCCCATCATCGAGCTGCACCGCCGGCCGCTCCAAAGCCACCCCGGCGGTCACTCCGGCGTGAATCTCGTAGCCACTGATCTCGGCGTTCTCCAGCACCAGGTGACCGCGCACATTGCGCAACTGCTTCTCGCGCTCGAGCTCGGTGCTGAACGCCAGCAGGCCAAGACCGGCACTGGAACCCGCCGGCCCTTCCAGACCCAACGGATCATGCACCTGGTCGCCGAGCATTTGCAGGCCACCACAGATGCCCAGCAGCTTGCCGCCGTAGCGCAGGTGCCGATTGATTGCGGTTTCCCAGCCGTTCTGGCGCAGGTAGGCGAGATCGCTGCGCACGCTTTTCGAGCCGGGCAGGATGATCAGGTCCGCCGGCGGAATCGCCTCGCCGGGGCCGACGAACTGCAGGTCGACCTGGGGATGCAGGCGCAGCGGATCGAAATCGGTGTGGTTGCTGATGCGCGGCAGCACCGGCACCACCACTTTCAGCACCTGGTCGAGTTTGTCGACCTGGCGCCGGTCCAGGCCATCCTCGGCTTCCAGGTGCAGATCCATGACATAGGGCAACACGCCGATCACCGGTTTGCCGGTGCGCGCCTCCAGCCAGTCGAGCCCCGGTTGCAACAAGGCGATGTCGCCGCGAAAACGGTTGATGATGAAACCCTTGACCCGCGCCTGCTCGCTCGGCGACAGCAGTTCCAGGGTACCCACCAGATGAGCGAACACGCCGCCGCGGTTGATGTCCGCGATCAGCAGCACCGGACAGTCCACCGCCTCGGCGAAGCCCATGTTGGCGATGTCGCCGGCGCGCAGGTTGATCTCCGCCGGTGAACCGGCACCTTCGACCATCACCACCGGGTAATCGCGGCTCAGCCGTTGGTGCGAAGCCAGCACCGCCTGCATGGCGATGGCCTTGTAGTCGTGATAGGCGACGGCGTTCATGGTGGTCACGGCACGGCCATGGACGATCACCTGGACCCCGGTGTCGCTGTTGGGCTTGAGCAGCACCGGGTTCATGTCGGTATGCGGCTGCAGGCCCGCGGCCTGGGCCTGGACCGCCTGGGCCCGGCCGATCTCGCCACCGTCGGCGGTCACGGCGCTGTTGAGCGCCATGTTCTGCGGCTTGAACGGCACGACGCCAACGCCCTGGCGGGTCAGCCAGCGGCACAGGGCTGTCACCAGCGTACTCTTGCCGGCGTCCGAAGTGGTGCCCTGGACCATCAGGGTGCTCATGGGTGCTCCTCGTTATAGGCCTTGAATGCCTGCTCCAGACGCAACCAGCCAGCCTCGTCGGGTGGCAGGCCAAAACGCAGGCTGCTGTTCTGGACGAACAGGCGCAGCAGGATCCCGCGTTGCGCCATGAATTCATGCAGGTGTTCGGCGCGGGTGGTGATCAACCACTGGAACAACGCACAGCCGCCCTGCGGGGCGAAGCCCTGTTCGCTCAGCAGGGCCACCAGGCGCTGGCTGGCCTGCTCCGTGCGCTGCCGCTGCCGGGCGTGGCCATCACGGTCGGCCAGGCACACCTGCCCCAGCACCCGCGTCGGGCCGGCCACGGCCCAGGGTCCGACCTGCTCGGCCAGCAGCTTGAGCAGCTTGCGCTCAGCCAGGACGAATCCCAGGCGCACACCGGCCAGACCGAAGAACTTGCCGAACGAACGCAACACGATCAAACCGACCTTGTGGGTGTACGCCGCCAGGCTCTGTTGCGGCGTGTTGTCCATGAACGCTTCATCGACCACCAGCCACCCCCCACGCTGGGCCAGCCGGGCATGCCACTCCAGCAACTGTTCGGCTGAAAGCCGCAGGCCCGTGGGGTTGTTCGGGTTGACCACGACCAGTACGTCGAGGCTGTCGAGAAAGAAGTCGATCTCATGCTCCAGCACTTCGCGCACGATGTAGCCATTGCGACGCCAGGCTTCGGCATGTTCGGCATAACAGGGCGAAAGCACGCCGACCTTGCCGGTCCGGCGCAGTTGCGGCAGGGCCTGGATCGCGGCCTGGGAACCGGGCACCGGCAAGGCCAGCGGTGCACCGTAGTAGGCGCTGGCGGCCTGCTCCAGGCCATCGTCGGTTTCCGGCAGGCGCGCCCAGGCACGCTCGGGAATCGCCGGAATCGGCCAGGGCCAGGGCGCGAGACCGCTGGACAGGTCCAGCCAATCCGCCTCGGCAATCCCGTATTGCTCCACCGCCTTGCGCAACCGCCCGCCGTGCTCAAGCATAAAACTCAGCTCCCAGACAGAGAATCAGCAACCACAGCCACACCCCGCGCTGGACCAATTGCCAGCCGCGATCGATCGCGTCGGCATCGGCCACCGGCCCCTCGCCCAACTGCGGACGCTGGTGCAGCTCGCCATGGTAGATCGCCGCGCCGCCCAGCTCGACCCCTAGGGCCCCGGCGCCAGCGGCCATCACCGGCC of the Pseudomonas vanderleydeniana genome contains:
- a CDS encoding cobyric acid synthase, yielding MSTLMVQGTTSDAGKSTLVTALCRWLTRQGVGVVPFKPQNMALNSAVTADGGEIGRAQAVQAQAAGLQPHTDMNPVLLKPNSDTGVQVIVHGRAVTTMNAVAYHDYKAIAMQAVLASHQRLSRDYPVVMVEGAGSPAEINLRAGDIANMGFAEAVDCPVLLIADINRGGVFAHLVGTLELLSPSEQARVKGFIINRFRGDIALLQPGLDWLEARTGKPVIGVLPYVMDLHLEAEDGLDRRQVDKLDQVLKVVVPVLPRISNHTDFDPLRLHPQVDLQFVGPGEAIPPADLIILPGSKSVRSDLAYLRQNGWETAINRHLRYGGKLLGICGGLQMLGDQVHDPLGLEGPAGSSAGLGLLAFSTELEREKQLRNVRGHLVLENAEISGYEIHAGVTAGVALERPAVQLDDGRCDGACSADGQILGTYLHGLFESPLSCAALLRWAGLEAVQEVDYHALRERDIERLADLVERHLDTARLRELCGLD
- a CDS encoding adenosylcobinamide-GDP ribazoletransferase; translation: MLPFRIALQFLSSLPIRLPGMPRPEELGRSLLWYPLVGLLLGGLLYGVDGLLASAPLLLHAALLLTAWVLFSGGLHLDGLADSADAWLGGFGDRERTLTIMKDPRSGPIAVVTLVLVLLLKFCALLALIEQHQSAALVLAPVIGRGALLGLFLVTPYVRAGGLGQALADHLPRRVGGWVLLLSALACLALAGWRGALALLLATAAFCWLRQLMMRRLGGTTGDTAGALLELLEMTVLVGLALA
- the cobC gene encoding alpha-ribazole phosphatase family protein, which translates into the protein MTTLHLELLRHGETEQGGGLRGSLDDALTDKGWEQMRQAVLARGPWDRLVSSPLQRCARFATELGERLGLPVELERDLQELHFGAWEGQSAAALMETDAEALGRFWSDPYGFTPPDGEPVSRFDERVLAAVGRLQERHAGERVLLISHGGVMKLLLARARGLPREQLLQVEVAHGAMFALQVSADGQLREAP
- the cobU gene encoding bifunctional adenosylcobinamide kinase/adenosylcobinamide-phosphate guanylyltransferase translates to MQQLILGGARSGKSRLAERLAQESGRQVIYVATSQPVDGELNERVALHRARRPDHWGLIEEPLQLAQVLRANATAGTCLLVDCLTLWLTNLLMLDDALRLQAERDALLDCLAQLPGELIFVSNETGLGVVPLGELTRRYVDEAGWLHQALAERCQRVVLTVAGLPLTLKGPAL
- the cobT gene encoding nicotinate-nucleotide--dimethylbenzimidazole phosphoribosyltransferase, producing the protein MNQSWWLEPCKAIDGEARNAAFERQQQLTKPTGSLGLLEQVAVQLAGLQGRLKPRVDHLWIAIFAGDHGVVAEGVSAYPQEVTGQMLANFVAGGAAISVLARQLGAQLDVNDLGTVTPMLNLPGVRHWQIGAGTANFTQAPAMTEAQGLQALEAGRDSVRRAVAAGSELFIGGEMGIGNTAAASAVACALLGCPASLLAGPGTGLDPAGVSRKAQVIERALALHAEHTSDPLQALFRLGGFEVAALAGAYLACAQEGVAALVDGFICSVAAMVAVRLNPDCRDWLIFGHRGAELGHRHVLESLLAEPLLELGLRLGEGSGAALAVPLVRLACDLHGQMATFAEAAVADRPA
- the cobD gene encoding threonine-phosphate decarboxylase CobD, with translation MLEHGGRLRKAVEQYGIAEADWLDLSSGLAPWPWPIPAIPERAWARLPETDDGLEQAASAYYGAPLALPVPGSQAAIQALPQLRRTGKVGVLSPCYAEHAEAWRRNGYIVREVLEHEIDFFLDSLDVLVVVNPNNPTGLRLSAEQLLEWHARLAQRGGWLVVDEAFMDNTPQQSLAAYTHKVGLIVLRSFGKFFGLAGVRLGFVLAERKLLKLLAEQVGPWAVAGPTRVLGQVCLADRDGHARQRQRTEQASQRLVALLSEQGFAPQGGCALFQWLITTRAEHLHEFMAQRGILLRLFVQNSSLRFGLPPDEAGWLRLEQAFKAYNEEHP